Within Pelotomaculum schinkii, the genomic segment CAGCCACGACTAAGCCGGAAACTTTTTGTTTTAGATAGGCAACCAATTCCTTCAGAAATATACCAGCTGTTTGCTCTTTATCGGCTAGAGCCAGCTTTAAGTTTTTTTTCAGTTGCCTAATGAGATCAGACACCAGAGGCAACACTTCATTATTAAGAGAAATCCCTTCTTCTGTTCGTTCAAGAATTACCATTTCTTCAAGGTTTTTTATTTCCTTTTCCGTCGCCTCCTTACCATGCAAGGAAGCTATATCTTTCAAAAGAGGGGCAGGTATCATGCTCGTCCCGCTTCTCCGGCAGCAAACGACGGCCGATTCAAGAACATTCAGGCAAGGGTAAGGGTTTCGTTTCTTCAGGTAATTTACTAAAGTTATTGCAGAAACCATCATTTTTCTCCTATTTATAATCTTTAAAATTCAATCCACATCCATATGACCTCTGGTTTTTTAAAACGGGACGGTCAGAAAGAATCTAACCGTCCCTGCTTTCACAGACTTAGCGTATTTTAATCTTGCCAAAAGTAGGCAATGCGGGAGGAATAGGAGGCATTTGCCACGTACTGGTAAGAGGAACTGGAATATCCCGGTTAATGATCACATCAATGACAGTGGGCTTCTGGCTCTTGATTGCTGCTTCCACTGCAGGAGCAATGTCTCCGGGATTTTCTACGCGCACGCCTTCGCCACCCATGGACTTAGCCATTGCTGCGAAATCCGGGTTCCAAAGTTCACCATCGTGATATTTTGTGCCTTCATAGGTTTCGAAGTTGGTGCCAATCTGACGTCCGCCAAAGTAGAATCTCTGCAAGTCACGAATTGCGCCGATGGCATAGTTGTTCATAATAATCCAGACAGCAGGTAGATTATATTGAACAGCGGTTGCTACAGCATGAGGCATCATTAAGAAGCCGCCATCACCACAAACATTAATACATGTTGTTTCAGGTCTGGCTAATTTAGCACCGAGAACACCACAAACGCCAAATCCCATAGCAGCAAATCCACCGGCCGTAAAGTGGGTTCCCGGGACTTCAGAACCCCAGAACTCCTCAATCCAAGGCTGGTTGTTTCCTACATCTGAGAACATGATGGCATCCTTCGGTGCAACCTTGCGAATATCGTAAATCAACCGTCTTGGATCAATGGGTTTGTCATCACAAGTTTTAAACGGTGTTACAAAATCATCCCATTGCTTCTTGTATCCATTTAATTCTTTAAACCAAACATCATATTTACCAGGCTCATTAAGTTCCTTAGCTTTTTCAATTAACTGACCAAGAACGGTCTTGATATCACCTACAACTCCCATATCGACCGGATAGTTTCTGGCGATTTCGGAAGCATCAATATCAATCTGGATCAGTTTGGTAGCCGGGATGTTGTAAGCAAAACCAGGCTGCCAGGAAGCAGTATGCAAATCGGAGAACCTGCACCCCAGAACCAGAATTACATCGGCATTGCGGGCAGCTTCAACAGCGGGATAATGCCCCCAGCAACCACAAACGCCTAAATGAAGCGGATGGCTTTCCGCCATAGCGCCCTTACCCATGAGGGAAGTATAGACAGGAATATTCATACATTCTGCAAATTTTAGCAGTTCATCTCTGGCTTCCGATACGTGGACACCGCCTCCAGCCAAAATCAAAGGTCTTTTTGCTTCCTTTAATTTCTTAAGGATGGCTGTAATAACATGAGGTTCTGTACCATGACGCCAGGAAACGGAGTCCGCCCAGTTTTCAGGATCCGGAACTACTGTTTCACCTTCTGTCTGGTAAACATCGTATGGAACTTCCAGATGAACTGGACCAGGTCTGCCGGTTTGCATCAATTTAAACGCCTTCGGAAGAAATGCTGAAATCTGTTTTACAGTAGTAGCCTGATAACTTTGTTTCACATAATTTCTTACTACTGAGGGAAAATCTGCCGGGTGTTGACGATAGGGTTCCTGCAGGGCACCAGTGTCAAATTGATCGGTGGTCACTTCTCCGGTAATCAGCAAAAACGCGGAAGAATCATAATATGCGTTAGCCACGGCACATGTTGAAAGTGCTGGACCAGGTCCAGTTGAAACATAAACGGGAAGCGGCACTTTTGTAAGACGGTAATAAGCATCAGCCATAAATCCCGCTGCCGTTTCTATACGGGGCCAAACTATTTTGATCTGATCTTGTTTGTCATAAAAAGAATCTAAAAGGCCGATCGCCCCATGTCCGGCATATCCAATCATATAAGGAATTTTTTCTTTTAACATATACTCAGCAACGACATCCGCACCTTTGTATTTACCTAATTTGTCCGCGGTGTAAATCATATGACATCCTCCTTTTTTACTAAATCAACATTGCCTTAACTTACCATGGATGCTTTACGTAACTTATTTTCGTCGTTATCTTTTTTACATCATCTCTTTTCAAAGTGAAGCTTCCCTTGGTACGGCTTGCTGTCACTTATAGTCACTACACATTTCGGGTAACACAAAGAGATAGAAATCTCCTAAATCTGCCTAACAAAGCCGGCGTGTTTTACCCTTTATTATCCGTATTATGGCCTGTTTCAGTATTCCGGTGAGAATACTCTTATTTCCCTTTTTCCTCTAATAAACGTAAAATCTTTTCCGGAGTAGCCGGAATTGATTCCACCAAAACACCAACTGCATCATAAATCGCGTTAACAATGGCAGCAGGTTGTGTATTGTTAACCATCTCACCAAGTCCTTTGGCCCCATATGGCCCGTATGGATCATAGCTCTCATGAAACTGTACTTCACTATGTTTGGGCATATCCATAAAAGTCGGTATGATATAGTCAGTATAATTGGATGTTTGCATATCAATGCTCTCCGGGTAATTCGGAGTAAGGTCTTCGAACAGGGCCATACCTATACCCATGATGTCACCGCCATCAACCTGTCCTTGAGCCGACAGACGATTAATTACCGTCCCAATATCATAGCAGGTATATAAATTTTCTACTTTTACAATACCTGTCTCATCGTCAACTTCGACATCTGCAACAGTCGCACCCCATCCCACGGTACGGCTTGGAAGCCCCTTGCCTGTTTCCGGATCGTACGGCGCAACCGGGGGGCGAAAGCCTCCTGCAACAATCAGCGGTACACCACTAGGGTTGGCATCTCCTCCAATGTCTTTCAATGTTACAGCCTGTGAGGGATCGCTTTCTTTAAACACTTTGCCCTTTTCATACTGCACTTCTGAAACATCGCAATGCAGCATACCGGCCCCATAAGACTTTAATAATTCTATGAGTTTTTTTCCCGCATCAATTGTTGCATTTCCTACTGTGTAGGTTGACCGGCTTCCGGCTGCGCCTATACTATAGGAACAAGTGTCCGTGTTCGTATTATCGTGCGTAAAGTTTTCCAGGCCAATTCCCAGAGTTTCTGCGGCAATTTGTATCGTCACCATTTTTAGACCTTGACCCAGATCGGAAATAGTATTGGTAATGTCAATACAACCATCCCTTTTAACCCGCATGGAAACGGTTTCGGCATCCCCTCCACCATTAAAACCTGTGGGATAGAAAACAGATGCTAACCCTCTTCCTTTTTTAATCATTACGGACTCCCCCTTCCCCAGAGTCTTTAGAGCTCATGGCAAGATATTTTTCAGGAAGTTCTACACCTGCCATTTTCGCCACTTTTTGCAGAACTTCGATGCCTGAAACAGCTACAAGTGGATTTTGGGCATGCGCCAGGTCCCCTTCCTTAAATGAATTAACAAAGCGAATATCAAAGGGACTGATCCCGACCGTCCTGGCGAGCTTTTCGGTCTGAAGTTGTTCCGCAAACTGCCCAACATTTACTCCGAACCCCCTCATAGCGCCGCTGGGCATTTTGTTTGTATAAACCAGTGTACCGTCAACCCATACATTCTTGATTTTATTTGGACCCGCTATATAATTCACACTCTTTTCCAAAACATACATCCCCATCTCGGAATACCCACCGCAGTCATGAATAAGTTCTACCTGGCGTACGGTAATGACACCATCTTTACGAATTCCATCCTTATACTTGAAGAACCACGGATTACGAACTGAGCTGTGAAGCATTTCATCTTCACGGGTGAACGCAAATTTCACAGGTCTTCTGGTCTTTA encodes:
- a CDS encoding thiamine pyrophosphate-binding protein; translated protein: MIYTADKLGKYKGADVVAEYMLKEKIPYMIGYAGHGAIGLLDSFYDKQDQIKIVWPRIETAAGFMADAYYRLTKVPLPVYVSTGPGPALSTCAVANAYYDSSAFLLITGEVTTDQFDTGALQEPYRQHPADFPSVVRNYVKQSYQATTVKQISAFLPKAFKLMQTGRPGPVHLEVPYDVYQTEGETVVPDPENWADSVSWRHGTEPHVITAILKKLKEAKRPLILAGGGVHVSEARDELLKFAECMNIPVYTSLMGKGAMAESHPLHLGVCGCWGHYPAVEAARNADVILVLGCRFSDLHTASWQPGFAYNIPATKLIQIDIDASEIARNYPVDMGVVGDIKTVLGQLIEKAKELNEPGKYDVWFKELNGYKKQWDDFVTPFKTCDDKPIDPRRLIYDIRKVAPKDAIMFSDVGNNQPWIEEFWGSEVPGTHFTAGGFAAMGFGVCGVLGAKLARPETTCINVCGDGGFLMMPHAVATAVQYNLPAVWIIMNNYAIGAIRDLQRFYFGGRQIGTNFETYEGTKYHDGELWNPDFAAMAKSMGGEGVRVENPGDIAPAVEAAIKSQKPTVIDVIINRDIPVPLTSTWQMPPIPPALPTFGKIKIR
- a CDS encoding xanthine dehydrogenase family protein molybdopterin-binding subunit; this encodes MIKKGRGLASVFYPTGFNGGGDAETVSMRVKRDGCIDITNTISDLGQGLKMVTIQIAAETLGIGLENFTHDNTNTDTCSYSIGAAGSRSTYTVGNATIDAGKKLIELLKSYGAGMLHCDVSEVQYEKGKVFKESDPSQAVTLKDIGGDANPSGVPLIVAGGFRPPVAPYDPETGKGLPSRTVGWGATVADVEVDDETGIVKVENLYTCYDIGTVINRLSAQGQVDGGDIMGIGMALFEDLTPNYPESIDMQTSNYTDYIIPTFMDMPKHSEVQFHESYDPYGPYGAKGLGEMVNNTQPAAIVNAIYDAVGVLVESIPATPEKILRLLEEKGK